aaagtgatactgatcctaaaaaactactttttaaaatatgaatgtacattaaaagcgacatataggtcatgctgagagctttgtttttgtaagtaattgttagttaaagttcctaaacctgactgttttgccaacctgactgttccacctcagcctgtcagttaaaatttcaaatgctaacaaactcctgcagcacaaatatggcagccctctcatagtCTAATacagggagtcagacaggtaatttaaaagcattcgggaaatactttatggcaaaattataagtagcatgcaaagccaatattatgacagatgtaaaaagggatcatttctggtgtcagtatctctttttggcagtgatccacaaccagttgctcaccaaaccccttggatgttgcttccagtggccttaaggcaggtgcttatttctaaATTCCATGCTTGGGAGgcaggttttttttgcataaaaatcaggtgtactgccaaacagcctcctgtaggctgtatATTctcaggggctactaaatagtcaatcacagcccttatttggtacccaaAGGAccattttaatgcttgtgttgctccccaatagtgatgggtgaataaattctgcaggcacgaatttgtggctaattgccgcgtttcgccgccagcaaataattcacgaaactgttgcaaaaagatttgcccatcactactcgctaactcttttaacatttgaatgtggctcacgggtaaaaaaggttggggactcctgtttTAAGGGCTATTAGACTTGGGCCTTTCATCCTACGTTCCCCCTGGAGAAACACTGTAGTAGAATGCATGAATTATCCATCTCAGGTACACGCTGAATGACCATTTAAagccttaaaaaaaacatagattttttatATTGGTGGGTACAATCACACAGGAGAAAATGTTATTCATCAATATCATGCGTTTAGTTGTATTCACGCAGGTatcaaacaccccaaaattgcctgtgtgtaagagccctaagtttGCATCAACAGTTTGTTTAGATTCTCCTTCAGATTCTCTTTAGAAATAATGTTTGTAGGTTTTGTGGTTCCACCCTGAAACACAGCTTGGAATAAAGAATCACAATGGTAATTTCCTAGAGGTAACAAACACAATCTACCAGCTATTCTCCTAATCattcctttttattctcctacatcatttttttttttacctttattttagACTGTCTTAAATAACCCATTCTAATAATGTTGGCTCGTCAGAGATCCACCTGCTTTCTTTTGGACCCTCCCCGTGTACATGGGTCAGACTTTGTGGAGATGCTACAACTCATTGGTTATCCGGGAGCTGCTGATTTGAAGGGTGAagattttgattggctatgtgaGAGTAATGAGGAGGCAGAAGTCTTTCTAGGTTGGCTCTGTGGGGCAGTTGATCAGCATAATGCCCTGAATGCAGAACAGTTGGATGCCTACAGTGCTCTTATAGCTTCAGAGCAACCAATTCTGGAAGCAGAAGAACTACATAGCCTATATGTAGGCAGAggtggaaatgaaggagactggGAAATGGAAGATATGAAAAGTTTAGAGGAATTGGAGGCAGAGGTGCAAAGCCTAAGGAACCTTAGATTGCATAGGCTGCATTCTAGAAACAAGCTGGAGTCCTTGGGATTTGTTTTGCTGAACAATCGTCTGTCTTtggaaaaatgggaaaaagagGAAGACAAAATTTTAAATCGCACTAAGGAAGGGCTGGCAGGCCTGAACACAAGGTCTAATGCAGCACTTGCAAAGCTTCGAGATATGGCATCAGAAATTGGAGGGCTGCACTGTGCTCAGTCTGCTTCTGATCTCTTTGTCTCATTATTTGATCTAGAAGGTTACATGAGACTAGAGGAGACATGCTGGAGGGAGTTGGAAGAGTGTGCCATGAAGATGTTGCCTGTAAAAAAAGAAGAGGTAGAGCAAGACAGAAAGGCACAACAAGAAATTGGAGAAGAAATTGAAAGGATGAGAACAGTTTGGGCATCTCAGAGAATGCAGCTAAGCTTAGCCCTAGGAACTTTGAGTGGAAAAGAGGAGGTGCTGAGCTGGATAAATGGGAATGAAGCAGAACAGGTGAGTTACTAAGGTGAACTCTCAAATGTATATGGTTTATTGTTCAGTTATTATATGTTGGttaatattttttcttcctttattgCCATGATATGCCTCAGTGGGATCCACTGAGAATTCCATCCTTGGAGCGAGAGGCCCAGTCGCTAGAATCAGAGGTGGAGACTCTGCAGACTCAGAGATTGCCTACATCTGTATGTGGGGCATCTTTGGGGCTTTGTATCCCTGCACACCAAGGATGGCTGCACATGAAGCAGGAACAGCTCACATGGGTAGAACAGGCCCAGGCACCAATTTCAGATGCTTTAATCCATCAACTATCTCGCCTACAGCTTGTTGAGCTGGGCTTACTGGCAGAGATGAAGGCGCATCGCCAGACTGAAAGTCTTTTGAGAGGTTTGATCAATGAAATGGGAATTTGGAATAGTGATCTTGGGAAGAGAATCCTGGGACCAATGGAGCTGCGACTTACGTCACAATGGTTGACCCCTCTGCGTATCGACAGTAGGGATCAAACAGCAGTAAGGTGATAGTCACTACTAAATCTGGATGTGAATTCATAACCCACCTTCACTGCAGATTAGATTTTCCTCTTTTCCTATAATTAATTTCCTTTCATTTTTACCATTGGTTCCTTTATTGGTTCTATAATTAGTTTTTTCTACCCACTTCCCTCAGGCTTGTCTTCTGTagattgcatttaataagtaaatgtatatgtttcagcTTGCataaaattcaacttaagaactaGCCTACATGTAACCTGGAGAACGCAGTTCAAAATTGTTGCgcctcaaaattattcggacattTACAGGCGgcgaaacatatatatataatcatagaTGCCTGTGCGCATACCGTACAACTGCAATTTTATGCTTTTCAGGGgaccagtaaaatgtaaaatcattataTTGGTaggaccaaaaaaataaaaaccgtg
This Xenopus laevis strain J_2021 chromosome 8S, Xenopus_laevis_v10.1, whole genome shotgun sequence DNA region includes the following protein-coding sequences:
- the LOC108700221 gene encoding HAUS augmin-like complex subunit 3 isoform X2; translation: MLARQRSTCFLLDPPRVHGSDFVEMLQLIGYPGAADLKGEDFDWLCESNEEAEVFLGWLCGAVDQHNALNAEQLDAYSALIASEQPILEAEELHSLYVGRGGNEGDWEMEDMKSLEELEAEVQSLRNLRLHRLHSRNKLESLGFVLLNNRLSLEKWEKEEDKILNRTKEGLAGLNTRSNAALAKLRDMASEIGGLHCAQSASDLFVSLFDLEGYMRLEETCWRELEECAMKMLPVKKEEVEQDRKAQQEIGEEIERMRTVWASQRMQLSLALGTLSGKEEVLSWINGNEAEQWDPLRIPSLEREAQSLESEVETLQTQRLPTSVCGASLGLCIPAHQGWLHMKQEQLTWVEQAQAPISDALIHQLSRLQLVELGLLAEMKAHRQTESLLRGLINEMGIWNSDLGKRILGPMELRLTSQWLTPLRIDSRDQTAVRLSMMLDDPNNQKELFPKYEALQRRGAALVQELMALNNRLHGCLPQTAGLEQECDELHHCLCRGTPNLQLREPFNQWCLDCLRDLERKKLSIQTSRLYQERQLYVMFYRDPALLSTTVEDLEKRVEELQLH
- the LOC108700221 gene encoding HAUS augmin-like complex subunit 3 isoform X1, giving the protein MLARQRSTCFLLDPPRVHGSDFVEMLQLIGYPGAADLKGEDFDWLCESNEEAEVFLGWLCGAVDQHNALNAEQLDAYSALIASEQPILEAEELHSLYVGRGGNEGDWEMEDMKSLEELEAEVQSLRNLRLHRLHSRNKLESLGFVLLNNRLSLEKWEKEEDKILNRTKEGLAGLNTRSNAALAKLRDMASEIGGLHCAQSASDLFVSLFDLEGYMRLEETCWRELEECAMKMLPVKKEEVEQDRKAQQEIGEEIERMRTVWASQRMQLSLALGTLSGKEEVLSWINGNEAEQWDPLRIPSLEREAQSLESEVETLQTQRLPTSVCGASLGLCIPAHQGWLHMKQEQLTWVEQAQAPISDALIHQLSRLQLVELGLLAEMKAHRQTESLLRGLINEMGIWNSDLGKRILGPMELRLTSQWLTPLRIDSRDQTAVRLSMMLDDPNNQKELFPKYEALQRRGAALVQELMALNNRLHGCLPQTAGLEQECDELHHCLCRGTPNLQLREPILTVSFETLSSSVSQFNQWCLDCLRDLERKKLSIQTSRLYQERQLYVMFYRDPALLSTTVEDLEKRVEELQLH